The following are encoded together in the Proteiniphilum saccharofermentans genome:
- a CDS encoding peptidylprolyl isomerase yields the protein MIRNILIFILIAVAWQSNAQANYPIIVIETNYGTMKAMLYDDTPVHSNHYLKLIKEGYFDGTLFHRVVKDFVIQGGAQDSRDAPSGARIGGGRTDMELMPEFRENRFHKKGALAAPRRGDNENPQKKSDASQIYIVQGRVYTQGRLDSMEMAVNVPIRNEIIRTHYLPHKEKLDELKAANDASGFNALLDSLLNVVDSLYAIAPGKFFLPQELKEAYTTLGGIDRLDGSYTVFGEVTEGLEVIDKIAALPVDENSRPKTDAKIIRIYIE from the coding sequence ATGATACGTAACATACTGATTTTTATTTTAATCGCAGTGGCATGGCAGTCCAATGCACAGGCAAACTATCCGATCATTGTCATTGAGACCAATTATGGGACAATGAAAGCAATGCTATATGATGATACGCCCGTACATAGCAATCATTATCTGAAACTGATAAAGGAAGGTTATTTCGATGGTACCCTCTTTCACAGGGTAGTAAAGGATTTTGTAATACAGGGAGGGGCACAGGATTCCCGTGATGCCCCGTCAGGTGCCCGGATTGGAGGTGGACGTACCGATATGGAGTTGATGCCTGAATTTCGCGAAAACAGGTTTCATAAAAAAGGGGCGCTCGCTGCTCCAAGAAGAGGTGACAACGAAAATCCGCAGAAAAAATCGGATGCTTCGCAGATCTATATCGTACAAGGAAGGGTCTATACACAGGGACGGCTCGACTCAATGGAGATGGCTGTGAATGTACCTATCAGGAACGAAATTATCCGTACCCATTATCTGCCGCATAAAGAGAAACTCGATGAATTGAAAGCGGCAAACGATGCCAGTGGTTTCAATGCCCTTTTAGATTCACTGTTAAACGTGGTGGATTCCCTCTATGCGATAGCTCCCGGAAAATTCTTCCTCCCCCAGGAGTTGAAAGAGGCATATACCACCCTTGGCGGCATAGATCGTCTGGATGGTTCCTACACTGTCTTTGGAGAGGTGACCGAAGGACTTGAAGTGATCGATAAGATCGCAGCCCTGCCGGTCGATGAAAACAGTCGTCCCAAAACTGATGCCAAGATTATAAGGATTTATATAGAGTAA
- a CDS encoding prephenate dehydrogenase/arogenate dehydrogenase family protein, with translation MKILILGAGKMGSFFADVLSFDHEVAVLDPDPLKLRFIYNTQRMTDATEVKDFAPELVINAATLKYTIPAFHNVLPYLPETCILSDIASVKTGLEEFYRERTRPYVSTHPMFGPTFASLNDLSRESAIIISESSHMGKVFFRDLYHRLKLNVFEYSFQEHDETIAYSLSIPFASTLVFASVMKHQDAPGTTFKKHMNIAQGLLSEDDYLLTEILFNPHTSKQLENIRMKLRELLDIIGEKDSDKMKAFLTGVRKNIE, from the coding sequence ATGAAGATATTAATTCTCGGAGCCGGCAAGATGGGATCGTTTTTTGCCGATGTGCTTAGTTTTGACCACGAAGTGGCGGTACTGGATCCCGATCCTCTAAAATTGAGATTCATCTATAATACGCAACGGATGACCGACGCTACCGAAGTAAAAGATTTTGCACCGGAACTGGTGATCAATGCCGCTACGCTGAAGTATACCATTCCGGCATTCCATAACGTATTGCCATATCTGCCGGAGACTTGTATCCTGAGCGATATCGCTTCGGTGAAAACAGGATTAGAGGAGTTCTACAGGGAACGTACCCGCCCGTATGTTTCCACCCATCCCATGTTCGGCCCTACTTTTGCGAGCCTTAACGACCTGAGTAGAGAAAGCGCCATCATTATTTCGGAGTCGTCACACATGGGAAAGGTCTTTTTCAGGGATCTGTACCATCGACTGAAGCTCAACGTGTTTGAATATTCGTTCCAGGAACATGACGAAACCATTGCCTACTCTCTCTCTATCCCCTTTGCTTCGACATTGGTGTTTGCTTCCGTAATGAAACATCAGGATGCGCCGGGGACGACCTTTAAAAAGCATATGAATATTGCACAGGGCTTACTCTCGGAAGACGATTACCTCCTAACGGAAATCCTTTTTAATCCGCATACATCGAAGCAACTGGAAAATATCAGGATGAAACTGCGCGAATTGCTCGATATTATAGGGGAGAAAGATTCCGATAAAATGAAAGCATTTCTGACCGGGGTAAGGAAGAATATTGAGTGA